The segment attttttggggctctagaccagaacctccccttaagtgctCTTTTCGGCCGATTTTATAGCTCGAGCCACCTCAGGCGCGTACAACATGAACCGCGCGTGACGcattgacaaaacaaaaacgcatcgacaATAGTGCTCTTTGGGACGATGTGGAAGCCTATTGATACATGTCGCCCTAATGCGTCATGCGCGGTTCATGTGGTACGGGCTTGAGGAGCTCCGAGCATTACGGTCGTCGCGGAGGCCAAGTCGCGCGGTGGAAAAAAGAAGtcgttgcttctgaaaatcggccgaaacGAGCAATTAATTTCCAAGCCTGATTATAGAGGATGAATATGAACACATTATACCGCTTtctttttttccatttcatACTCTAGTTACGGTAGTTCTACATAATTACAAAATACTTTGTTCCTGAAACGTGAGATGCCGATCGACTCTCGGTCAATAGTATGCGTAGCGTGTTCGtttactactcgactaaattgttTAGTCTATAAGAAATCGTGGACAACTGGATAATCGTATGGATTTGACTAATTGTAAGACATTAGGTAAACTACAGTTTAATCAACGGAAACTCGATAGTACGCAGGcagaaataatttcaaggcgttTCAAGGTCAATGCAGGTAAGGATTAAAAAATCTCGTATAGTCATAATCAACAGAGCTACTACACGGTGGATCGTAGAAATGAATAAACCATTAAAGCTGGCGCGCAATACACACAGCAAGTTAAATGATGCTCGTTAACCCGTTACTTCTTCCCTTCTAACGATGGGCATCAATCACGGGTGAAACTCAGCGATTATTTCCTAAAAATCGCCTGAGCTCGAATAATGCGATGAATCACGAGCTTTTATTAAAACCAAGCCTGTCTACTGCTATCTTGTTTATTCGATCCTCGGTACACGTTATACAAATGAGCGATCAGGATGAGGAACGTTACACTGTAGCAAATTAATGTGATCATATCTTAAGGTTTGTTATAGGTAGGTACTCATTGCAAACGTTTATACGATTTTAGGCAGCATGAAGTTGGCAGCTTCCTCCACTCTTTGCGCTCTTTTTGCATTACTTTCCCCtgaaagaaaaagattgttcGTCTTATAATAAATGGCAAAAGAATGACCTGCCAGACGTCCATTAATGAAATAAGGGATCTTTTTTACATACCAACTGGAAGATTGTGCTGACGCTGAAGCGGACGAACCTCCGTAGCTGCCTTGGCCACCACCGCTGGTGTAACAAAAAAATCCAAAGATATTATCTCATCTACTTAGGGAGCACTGGTTCAAAATTTCTATACAATTTTTACTGCAATTGTAATGCACGGTGGTAGTTAAGAAATGCATAACATTTTCAAATCTTGCAGTACAGTTCTGAACAATATAAGAATTATAAAAAGCTTTGCAAATAATTCTTCAAAAGTACCTACACACATTATGTTATTTTACTATGTAGAaggtattttcaaatattcgtcTGCCACTCTATATGAACAAGCATACGATTTTCCTTGGAATTATATCGTTTCTtggtaaataactaaataatttttattttcttttgtatttgaatAAATGTCTCTTGAAGTAATCAAGCATACAATTTCTGATACAGCAGTCTtttagaagaaatttttttcatccGAACAGTACTGAGAGTGATcgctattatattttaaaataacattattATTTGAAAACGGTAAGTAACGGTCGGAATGCCTggactgttaaactgtattataCTCTACAAACTGTGCGTTAAAttataactttaaaaatttcgaatctCATATGTAGAATTTGGGAAATTACCAGGTGTTGCAACCTCCACTGGACGGATAGGTCTGGTAGGCTGGATATCCAGCTGCAACAGGTACAACAACAATAGGTACAACACCAATCGTGCGGCTACCTATAAAAATCATTTAAGCAATACAGCTACAatccctggcaataagtttggaaccaaacgcaaaaatacgaaattaacgagaaacaccaatatttttcatgtataatatgcaacggtatatatatgaaacacgtggtaatgttaaattggtctattttaaagtaaaagcaccaaaaataattaagaattttgtttattatataatacaaaatatggaagaaacaaaatgtgtctgggaaataagtatggaacggaccgatgttctggaaaaaagtatgtaacattatgaatttgcaaagaaattaacaataattgatttaatatttatattacctagtattttgcgacgttgccacgtgcacgtatcacagcttgtatatgttttggcatcgatgtaatcaagttttcacactgtgatggcaaaatttgtttccatgacagcttaatggcttccaaaagttcatttttattttttggttttttgtcgcgtataaatggtttccaaagtgcccacaaattttcgattggacttaaatctgggctatttgctggccattttatatggttcgaaagcctttttgttgaaggtagttatgaactattttgcttcgatgacaacttgcattgtcatgttgaaaataaaaatcatccgaatccttgaaccactgatctaaactcggtattaaaaagtgttctaatagagttcacatttttatacaaaatgcatatttgtccaactccttgagctgtcatacagctccagaccatatacgactttggatattttattttaaaattcaaacaatcttCACTAAATTTTACAATTGGTGTTCTCCACACGAAGTGTCCTGCATCATCTCCTCCTCCGATGCATACACGCGATTCATCGCTGAAAACAACTTTACTCTAATCATCTGTAGTCCAATTCGCATACTTCTTACACTATTCTAAACttttctttttgtgttccttagtgagaaatggctttgtctttgctttccagaaagaataccccattttttttattaatttcgtgagatgtggctcttctcattttctttacgatctgtcttaatcgtctgtcatctcttcttgaagttgagcgcggacgtccgcctcttttgcgattcaccacactacccgtctcgttaaattttccttttattttacttactgcacttcggctacaattcaaaatttcagctcctttttgctgagtattaccttctttcaataatgcaattatgcgtaactttaaatcgttagataaatgtttgcgtggcggcatgttttattcattcgacttgtttgtttcctgtctcaaaagagtattgaaaagagaataatgaaatgaaaaccatgaagtaactaactaatatgcatgtacaaatgtcagaaaatactaggtaatataaatcctgaaaaaattattgttaatctctttgcaaatttatattgttccatacttttttccagaacatcggtccgttccatacttatttcccagacacattttgtttcttccatattttgtattatataataaacaaaattcttaattattttttgtgcttttactttaaaatagaccaatttaacattaccacgcgtttcatatatataccgttgcatattatacataaaaaatattggtgtttctcgttaatttcgtatttttgcgtttggttccaaacttattgccaggggttgtacatATTCGTATTTACAAATGTTGTATATTTTCACAATAGCTTTGAAGCCATACGACGTATGTACGTTGTGCTTGATGCACGACCTTGTCGTCACTTTAACTTTGCATTGTGTcatataaattatattcttgTTAATATCATGACGTATCATCAGATACCTAACAGATAACATAATGTAAAATGTTTCTGATATTCCACTGACAGACTATCACAACTCGTCAAATACGACGATTGCTAACGAGTTTCAGGAACTGCTCATCCTACCAAAAGGATTAATTACGACTTTCATTCTTCCAGGCCAGCAATATCCGCAGGAGGGGCCTAAGGAGCTTTATACGTACCCCACTACATgtagatattttatttctacTGGCGCTCATAAATTAGTCCCAATATACGTACATGGCAGCAAATACAGAGTGGGAAAAGGTGCATAAACCTCTGAGCTTACAATTGGCTTTAATACCCCTGGCCTGGGCCACGAAAAGtcgtaatatataaaaaatagaatttttaaaaatacagctAAActgaaaaaaggtaaaaaaaagttatattcTACGTTACCTCCTCCTTTAGGATAATATCCTCCTCCACTGGGATAATAGCCTCCTCCACTAGGGTATCCACCACCAGAGTGTCCTCCACTAGGGTAATAACCCCCTCCAGTTGGGTAGCCGCCACTAGGGTATCCTCCACCTCCACATCCTCCTCCTCCGCATCCACCCTTATTTCCCCCAAATCCACCCCCACCGCCGAAtccgccgccgccgccacctCCAAATCCAACACCGCCTCCGAATCCACCACCGCTTCCTAAACCACCGAGTCCTCCAGATTTACAGCTCAAACAAGGTGTCCTCTTATTGCGAACTTTCTTGATCTTTTCTAACTTCGACTCGGATGGCAACAGGTTTCCCGCCTCACTTTTGTCGAGCTTCAATCTCAACACTCTGGTTTCGCCGCCGTGGTCAATTCGTTCAACTACGAAACCCTCACCCTTCTCTAAATCGTCAGCGACTTCGTCCAGGTTCACAGGCACGTTggtttcttcatcttcttcgtcGACCTCGAGAATCAGGAGCACAGTGGCCAACGGTTCTATGAAACAAAAACAATTTAAGTAAATCACTACGTACCCGCTTTACTCAGGAAACAGCGTTACGATTTAGATTTCTAACGTAGGTAGTTTGTTTTTCGCCATTATTTTTTTCACGTCTGTATCTCTATAAAACACAATTTTCTCTGAATTTCCTTCTTGATCGTATTTCACTGTCACGAAttaaaagttacaaagtacgTAGTTTAGAATTAGTAGTTATGTAAGTTCTAAATGagaaaagtaactttttttttattaatgccgTTGCAGAATAAATAATTAGCGTTTCACAGTATCTAAATAGGGTTTGCCATTTTTCTTTGTATCCATTTATGTTCACTAAGGTAAATAGAAGCTGGCGGTGGGATACCTGTCAGTTCTGGAACTTTTTTGATCACTTCGTTTTCGAACATCTCGTCCGACGTCTCACTGCTGAAATTTTTCAGTCCGTAAAGGCTTATGACGAAAACCACGTATTGGTGCTCTTCCTTTTCCGGTGGTGGAGGCGGCTTCAGTTCGGTCGATAAAGTAGTATCTGCTACATCACTTGTAACGTCCGTGGTCAATTCTAAAAACCATGTGGTAGTTGTTATTATAAGAGCATCATATAATTCATTTATCAAATAAATCCTATTAAAagcttacaaaaatatatttacatagtGTTGTACTAATTTGCTGATTTTTAGATGAAAAAGAAAACTGCCTGATCAGCAATAGATCGCAGTGATGCATATTTTAATAGTATTAAGTAACTCATTTTGGTAGATTTAAAATAGAATCAACGAAGAATCAAGAACTTTCCAACAGCAtggcctattttttttttatttatacagtgACTGAAAGAAAATTGTGAAATAGGAAAACTACGACAAAACGATCAGACTCCATTGAATCTATGTatttattttcatgaaaaatatttccttACTTGGAGTTGGTACTGCCGACAGGCCcgagataaataaaaacaggaTCAAAGCGCTAAGGCTCCAGGATGTTCCACTCGCCATTGTGAAGTGCTTAGGAGTCTCCTATCGCACTGTGCTCCGATCCTTTCATCTCACTGTTTTTATAGTCATCGATCTTCACACACGCACGATTCTAAGATAATTACGTAACATATCGCGAGTAACGCGAACCTACTTCTCCTCTGTATTCCGTTGTTGTGTTTGTTCACTACCATTGCATTCTCGCTTTTTCGGTTTTTCCGCGGGAATTCCAGTGGCGTCCGACCATGCGCACTATAATATTATTGTACACCAGTTGACGCGGTTTATACCTACATGCATATGTTTGAAACTGTTACGATATTGAatgcaatttgtgcattctatACAATTCGTAGGAAGTGCAATTATTTAGTGTTGAGTGCTGCAGTAGCTTATGTCAGTAAGAACATGTTGCAGTTAGATTGTCAATCATTAAGTCTATGTGGTTTACGTACGCGTGAACTATGTTGATAACTATGTGACCTATATTTTTTTCCGTTCATTCCGACTGATTATTGtacgtgaaattaaaaaattaactatCAGTTCTTCGAACACGTAGAATAACATTTGCGTATAATAATGCGCAAAATTTGTGTCTGCATTCAGCAAACAGATTATACTTGAAAATACtagagaaaatattaaaaattaacagaTTGCTGTACAacggaaataaaatatttaaaggaAAGGGTAACAACGTGTTGTTTACATCGTTGGAAATTTATTTGTTAAATAttctcttcttaattttttaactgtaaGCATATAATTTTGTGGTTCTTATGTTTTCCTCTAATTACATTGATGAATGCTGCAATCATTTTTATAAAGGGTTATTAAACAGTTGTTAGAGAGTAACCTCATACACTGATAATTGCAATCGCTACATTATTGAAATTCACAGAATGCTGTCTAAGAAAAAATATGAGATTGCAATGTATGTATGGTAGAATATATTTTGTGTGTACTTAAATACATATATAGATATACCAGATGTCCTATAACTGATATCACTAAATGTGGTAATATCGTAATTCTACACAAACAAATAAGTCACGAATATGTTATACAGAATTCCCAGAATCCAGCAGTAGGTATATCATACTATACCTGATTGCGAGTTGAAATTGTACAGCAATTAAGTATTTTCAAACGCGGCCTTGTTTTCGAGAACATTAGTGTTGCAACTGGAACCGATACCTGGTCAAATCTACATGTAGCTATTTGATGTAttttcagaattaattttttcaaaaataaattcctCTGTGGAAGAAAGTTAGCCTACAGATTCGTGTCACGTTTGTACACGTATTCTGTTatcgcgtaatttttttttttattttttatttgaaaacgaagccCTAAATGAAAGAATGCAATTCCACATTTTTTACTTCTCCCTTCATGTAGCATCAACACCTTGCCGATTGTAACAGTAGTTACGAGTTACGGAGCACCCAGTATACATACTATGTATAAACTGGCTTGTTTTCCTCAATTATTATTGGTAATTATTTCTTCCATGTAAATCTCCTTCGCATTTTGTTGTTATTCAAAGTTAAGGTGAACATTGTTACTATTTAACTCAACTACTTTTAACATTACTGTCATAATAATTACGGAAAGATTGACAATCGTGTCATTCGAGTCACTTATACTTTTATGTTCAGTACTATATTGCCTTTATTAGAAACATATTAATTGACTgaaatcgatttttatgtataaaagaattcaatataggtacatatgcatatgttttatttatttcaaattttcagtttgaTTTGGAATATCAGATGCAAATATGTCAGTGAGAACTGCAGAAATGATAATGGGGTGAACCGTTGTAACTGAAAGATATAAATGCTAAAATATAACTGAAACTATAGATGAACGAaaagcttttaaataatttacccGAATATCGTTTCTATTTTCACGATTAATTGAATTCtataaacttttaaatattcaatgaaTAAACATTAATTTATGAAATACTAACTAATGTAGACATttaattaactttatttttatatttccattataaacaaaaaaaaacagtatttcttACTTTTCCTTCGACGAATTTAATCTTAAAGGGTTTTGATTAAAGATAAAGGTATAACTTGATTATACGAtatatttagttattttatttcttatccATAATACTCATCATTGAATCACTGAAGTAAATTATTTTCCAGTTGGGTAATAAGATTAAATAACGAGGTGTGGCAAAACAAAGTGATTATGTGTTTCTGCTGTTCTATTCATAAATTTGCCACGCGAACGTGGAGTCAATCGATTTATTTGATACGGCTCATAATGACCGTAATTCAATTGACAAACACTTTATTTCACGATCTTTTCTTTGAAACAaatcatttatataaaatacgtTCAcacattatatattttttaataatataattttttacgtGAATACGTCTTTAAAATCGGTACAGTACTGAGGTGCATGCATGATAAGTCGAGCGTTGCGAAAAGGGTGACGAAAATTGGAGATAATGTTTCGTCTTATAACTTCAAAACTAAATGCAACAtccaaaaaataaatatagcttCGAGTAGACAAAGGATGTCCGCACCTGAGATTACCTTCGGACCGAGTGCGTAACCGCTGTGAGCGTAGGTGGGTACGGGGTCCTCAAAAGTACAGAATTTAAACGTTAAAAACTAGATTTACCCGGACGCGAGCGAGGAACATCGTGAAACTGACACTCCGTCTCGCTCCGTCCCTCAGATGCCTGAtctccgtcgcgcacgcaaaggtcGGAATATCACGCGCCCGAAAGATAGAGCGAGACGAAGCATCAACTGCATACCCCCCGCACCGCTCCCCGCCCGTGCTCAGTCACTccgactcgctctcgccttcggcaagaaaaaAACGAGAAAGGCCGTAGTTACAGTGGACGGTTTTCGCCCGAAAAATCGTTTAGTTTCTGTGTAAACAATAATATTCATCAGTCTGATCCATTTCGGCTTCGTCATTGATATCACGGGATTAAAATTAGCATTGATCTTGCATTCGCCAGAAATCTAGATGTATCTTGCATGCCAATTGCTTCATACTTTAGCTATCACAGGCctataatcaataaaattatcggctatacttccgaatggccctacTGGCCGATCGACATGAGATTTGAGGGGAAGAGTGGGGAGGGTATGTGGACcctaaatcgaaaatttttgcTTCGGCAATTTAttggtttccgagatattaataaaaaacttttagtatgtcAGTTGACATATTCCGActtaacgcattccacttttcaacttgttctggatattaatATTGGTTGGGGCTGGATTAGCGCGGGGGGTCCGTAAATCGTGGTAGCgcaccgatgtgagtttagagatttgaaacAGAAACTTGCGTATGCGATCCATCGTATTACACAGGGTAGATACCCTATTGAATTACTCTATTGATATTCAATATTCTAGGGGGTGGGGGGTTCTATGGgccaaaataagtcgaaaatatagaatacaattttttaatatcacgcttcgttttcgaggaaattggCTGGGAATTTCAGCTGAACACGCATGCCTTCGGATCCAGACTAGAATGAGTATACGTTGAGCAAGGCTGAACGGGTAGGAATATTccgatgtggacgggtgaaacggtagccagggtcGCATGCTTcaacgtcagaaagggtgagcatGAACGCATATCCCTGCTGGaacagccagttagaaccgcgcTGAATTTTGATctggatctatctggttcaatgcggtactacctggattttcaagcagtgatttgtgccagttcaaaaacgaatccggttcaatgcggatatccagatcgatggatgaaacaggatttgcatgtgcgaaatttatcaatttctatcaggaattgccatttgtataaacccggaagtttcgtatctgaaattgcggatcaaaaatcttacggattcaatctggaaatgccacgagctctttcgagtccgtcgcgatccggattggcagagcaaataatacacgggatgcataccgtcaagatttttacatgcatatccggtttgaaaccgatagaaaatatttcatcgggttcaatctggaatttacgggaagaaaaccgtatcaatccggatttaaaattttttaatgcggttctaactggcagctccagcagggatgctagtgtggacgtgtcattcgtggtgactcggcgcatgcgacccgactcgcgaatgccggcgaaggtacatggcctgagccgaccgctgtcggttttcttccacacatcaaaggaagtttggagtgcattgcgttcagcgtggaagatagaagcagatgtgatacttttctaaaatcctcgatgtctcggattttcataatattgaaatatatggtagtccatatgaaattagggagggttaagccctcatttttgcagattcgaaattatttaaacaattcatATCTTCAAAGTTAtctgctttcggtgatttttacgaaacccgcgtatagaaattaattttaatgacctaaattatgaAAGATATGGATTTGCATTTTTTGTTTAATCATGAAAGttggatctatgtgaatgaatttaaacCATTGCTcatattgtcataaacagttaatcaaaaatctaaaaattacattttcaaccaTATAATacaattaccatatgatagactttaaggctctattttactaaataatttgtctttcttttcttcactacaccctgcattgtttttaattcatacagcctgaccgactcgctgttgtgttaaaaaatcacacgtgactatttttaacgaattcagcttgaaatgatataaatcaatttttcatgaaaattccttcattatggtccgaattacgtcgttctggGTGTTAATTTTATCGGCggaacataaggaatcaattgacgtcgttttcgcaaagatctgatgagaaatgcggaactcttggacatttctgacttttcaatggtattccaaccgtttcgagtgtcgaaacccataaaattcggtgaggcactgtggggggttgtcctcgccacgaggtaccaggcggcacctctttgacaggcgtcactgaagaatcaccctgtattggtaaacaggatcactcggagggttgagttgtaagtttatttagctaatcacaccatctttacgactgcggagaggactaagctaagcacagaaattggcgaagaaagacacaatggcactttcgacccctccgtatgcgtcattcgtgcgcgttcagcctGCTCAGTGTATACGTattcaagtctggatccggctttaggcgcctgaggggcacgcagatataaggggaacgcgtccaactgtccgtagaacaaattgggggGCAGGGTGGATCCCGGTTAGGGCTACGTGTACGCAGTTCAAAAAATtagttcgtaaaaaaaaataacaataacttcttattaatattttggaaactaataaatacccgaagctgcAATTTAAGATTTATGATTCACACCCcgtccccacccctccccacaaacctcgtgtcgatcggccacttgggccattcggaagtacattCGAATTAGCcttgaatattaatatcaaacttACTTCTTCAATTTCCGAGTATGTACGCCAAAGAAAATGCGGGTTGTGTCCCCGACACAACCTGCCCGATTTTTTAGGGTTTCTTCTTTATTCAAGAAAAGTAAGTATGTTCAATTAATCTTCAGAAATTAAACGATACAAGACATATAAttcaatttcattgaaattatacatttttcgcAGATAATGATTTGACCTAAAATCGTTGTAAATTAATTACTGTATTCCTTACAATTCCATGTTTGTAGCAAAAGCCATATTGAACTGTACACAGTACCTATTAAAAACTTAAGTATATGCGCGTATGTATAATTAAGTATAAATAATGACATCTcagatttcttaaaaaaaaaagtgaaatccAGACGTTTGTCATTTAGTATGTTGGATTTGTAAATCCAGCAGTAGACAGTGCCTCAAATTTGTTTACACGCTAGTATAAGATGATAtcattcaagaaaataaatgatGCTAATCGAAATGTTATGTTGTGCATGAGCAACTGTTGCATATGTTTTTATCGCTACGTAGACACTTAAGATTTTTTCTCCATCCTCTTCACGATGCACAAACAGATGTAATTAGAAATACCACGGGAACTGTTGTACGTACATACCTGTAGTCCTGTGGCGATGACTCGCTTCGTGATAATTTATGAGCGATCTTAAACAAAAGTGTGAGATCATTGGTTCGTGTGATTCATACAAATCGGGAACGGCCAAAAGCAATCCAACTAGCCGCCATAATTTGCTGTTCCTGTTGACTGTTTTAACGTAGTCTTTCGCGACCTCGGCCTATCGAAGCAAATCCAATATGCATCATTCCACGCCAACacgatcactttttgcactcgatgtcagggattttgttcaaactgaaatataaTGTAGCTTCTTTCAAGTAATATGTGCTGCGAGTCGTACCATCAGCTGACTGTAATAGCGGAGtgcacgccccccccccctcagtttgaacaaaatccctaaCATCGAGTGGAAAAAGTGGTGATCGTGTTGGCGTGGAATAACCCGTCCGTCACCGAGGCGGCAACGCGCATCGCGAAGGTCCCAAGACGTCCTTACCACGGTGCTCGACCCGCCGCGTGCCGGCGGCGCGGCGGCACACGGTGGTCTGGAATTGAGAATTTGGTGATATTTGTCTATAGCTTTTAACCTATATAAATTatcgaaacgaaatttgcgccaaaaaataggaaaaaatcgtCCCGTTCTAATGATGcataacttaataatttttacatttatttatttattcttttttcaatttttttaagttaattgttataaaaaaatttaatagctgtttaaTTGGTACTTTATTCAATactcttttcagtggtttaagtcgCACGTTGAGAAAACTcatcgtttccaagttataaggaaagtcGAATAGTAGAGGAAAGTAGTGAAAATtgcttgtttttaaattaaagagcaGTCTTGTGCGATAAAATGGCATattttattagtaattaatgtaaataatccATTAAAAACATAATGCTGAATGCAGTATGGTAAATTTTCGAGATTCTTTACTTTAAGAGAGGATATCATTAAAGTCCCAAAAAGTCCCAGATTCTaccaaattgaaatattttcaacaTATCTTCCTCTATGTAATCACGTAAGAATCATTTCCAACTTCGTCCAACTTTTCAAATTATTACAGTTTAAAGCCGTGCAGAAATTATAGAACACGGATTACTTCCAATTGGACGACTCTCTGAAGAGGCACAGGAAACACGTcacaaagatttttaaaaaacttagaaATAGGAATACGAGAAAAATGTCAAGAAAATCAACGAATGAGGATATATGTCACAAACTTCTGTTAACATCCGACCCATACATATCAGCAATCTGAATAAAATCatgtaataaaaagaaaaaaaatctagacCCTGAAGCtggagaattaatatgtaaataacagGAAAGATAAATGGTATTCGACAAATGCATGAATTGTCACTAAATATTTCGACCTGGACCTCTTTGTTTTCCCGACTACTTTCCttatatcttggaaacgaaaagttttctcaacatgcgacttaaaccactgaaaagagtattaaataaagtactaattaaacagctattaattttttttataacaattaacttaaaaa is part of the Andrena cerasifolii isolate SP2316 chromosome 1, iyAndCera1_principal, whole genome shotgun sequence genome and harbors:
- the LOC143372187 gene encoding uncharacterized protein LOC143372187 isoform X1, translating into MASGTSWSLSALILFLFISGLSAVPTPKLTTDVTSDVADTTLSTELKPPPPPEKEEHQYVVFVISLYGLKNFSSETSDEMFENEVIKKVPELTEPLATVLLILEVDEEDEETNVPVNLDEVADDLEKGEGFVVERIDHGGETRVLRLKLDKSEAGNLLPSESKLEKIKKVRNKRTPCLSCKSGGLGGLGSGGGFGGGVGFGGGGGGGFGGGGGFGGNKGGCGGGGCGGGGYPSGGYPTGGGYYPSGGHSGGGYPSGGGYYPSGGGYYPKGGGSRTIGVVPIVVVPVAAGYPAYQTYPSSGGCNTCGGGQGSYGGSSASASAQSSSWGK
- the LOC143372187 gene encoding uncharacterized protein LOC143372187 isoform X2, whose protein sequence is MASGTSWSLSALILFLFISGLSAVPTPKLTTDVTSDVADTTLSTELKPPPPPEKEEHQYVVFVISLYGLKNFSSETSDEMFENEVIKKVPELTEPLATVLLILEVDEEDEETNVPVNLDEVADDLEKGEGFVVERIDHGGETRVLRLKLDKSEAGNLLPSESKLEKIKKVRNKRTPCLSCKSGGLGGLGSGGGFGGGVGFGGGGGGGFGGGGGFGGNKGGCGGGGCGGGGYPSGGYPTGGGYYPSGGHSGGGYPSGGGYYPSGGGYYPKGGAGYPAYQTYPSSGGCNTCGGGQGSYGGSSASASAQSSSWGK